The Christiangramia forsetii KT0803 DNA segment GTGACCAACGAAGAAACGCTGACTAAAAGATTTATCTTTAAGTATTAATCTTTGATTCAATATAATCAAAGATATTTTTTGAATTTTCATCAAACTCAAACCATTTAATTTCAGGATCTTTTCTAAACCAGGTGAGTTGTCTTTTGGCAAATCTGCGGGTATTCTTTTTAATTTCTGAAATTGCCGTTTCCAGATCTGTCTTTCCATCAAAAAAGCTGAATAATTCTTTATAACCAACCGTATTCAATGCGTTTAATTCTTTTTGTGGATAAAGTTCCCTGGCTTCTTCGATCAACCCATTCCGGATCATTAGATCTACCCGCTTATTAATGCGATCATAGATCATTTCCCTATCTGCCATCAAGCCTATAGTGATATTTTTAAAGTTACGTTCAGGTTTTTTCTGGTTTAGAAACGAAGAGAAAGGTTTTCCTGTTTCGATACAAATTTCTAAAGCTCTGATAAGACGATGCGGATTCATGACATCGGCAGTTTTATAATACTCTGGATCCAGGACATAAAGTTTTTTCTGCAACCAGTCAATTCCATCTTCTTCCAGATGTTGGTTGAGGTTTCTTCTAATTTCAGGATCCACCTTTGGAAAATCGTCAAGACCTTCAGTAATTGCTTTTATATAGAGTCCGCTGCCACCAACCATTACCGCTACTTTATGCTTGTTAAAAAGCTCTTTTAGCTTCAGAATGGCGTCTTTTTCAAAATCTCCTACAGAGTACGCATCTGCTATAGAGATATGCTGAATAAAATGATGGGTGGCGGCTGCTAGTTCATCTTTATCCGGAACTGCCGTACCAATCTTCATTTCCTTAAAAAACTGTCTGGAATCGGCTGAAATAATTTCAGTAATAAAATGCCTGGCTACTTTTATGGAAAGCGATGTTTTTCCAATGGCGGTGGGTCCAATTATATTAATAAGATAATTAGACATTTAATTTGTATCCGCAGTTATGACAGAATTCGGCATCATCAAGATGTCTTCCTTCATTGCAATTTGGGCAGGCCTGAGTATTATTAATAGGTTTATCTACAGCCTTGCTAAATTCTGCACTTACAATTCCGGTAGGTACTGCGATAATTCCATAACCCGTAATCATGATTAGAGAGGCTATAAGGCGTCCCAAAGGGGTAACAGGTGCAATATCGCCAAAACCAACGGTAGTGAGTGTTACGATGCACCAGTAGATGCTTAGAGGGATATTATCAAATCCCGCACCGCTACCTTCAACAAGATGCATTAGGGTGCCGGCAATAACACAGATAATTAGAACAGCGAAGAGAAAAACCAGAATTTTGGCTTTGCTATTTTTTAGTGCAGAAATCAATTTTCGTGATTCCCCAATATATCTTGTGACTTTCAAAATTCGGAAAACCCTGAGAAGTCTTAAAGCCCTGATTGCAAAAAGTAGGTTGGCACCCCCAAAAATGAAACCTATATAGCTTGGTAAAGTAGAAAGAAGGTCAACAATTCCATAAAAACTAAAAATATATCGTTTAGGTTTGTTAATCGCAATGAGCCTTAGAATATATTCCACAGTAAATATTCCGGTAATAATCCATTCAGCTACATAAAATTCCCAGGAATATTTTAGCAACATCCAGGAAACACTTTCCATCATTACCAGGGCCACACTAATAATGATAACCACCAGAATAGCGATATCAAAGAATTTACCAGCAGGCGTATCTGCTTCATAAATTACTTCATGAAGTTTGTGTTTCCAGGTCGGGATTGGTTTGTCGTTCTCCTTCAAATTGAAATAAATGGGATTATCAAATTTAACTATTTTCTTCGAGTACTATTAAAGATTGTGTTTGAACTTCAATGATTTTATCAAAAAACTGTTTTAGTGCTTCATAATATTCTGGTGGATAAACAGCGTGTTTGAAAGTCAACCTGCATTGTACACTGATGGTTCTGTCCCCGGTTTGTCCTGCTGAAAGCATCAGGTTAGCAGCATTCCCCTGAATTTTTAGATTTCTTGTTTCAGGTAATTCGGTAACTTTAAATCCTTCGGGAATTTCAATTATTGCAGAGTAAACATATGCGTCTTTATATCCAAAGTCTATTGGGTAGGAACGATTTTCCTGCTTAAATGGATTTTCATCAAAAAATTTAAAACTAAATGGATTGAAGTAGATCTTATCATTTATTTTCTGACTGCCATTATTTAATGAATATTTTATCTCTAGATTTTTAGAGTGATCATGCTTGTTAAAAATGCTGGTGTTGTCTAAATGTGTTGATTCTATGGGGTTAGACAATTTATTGAAGACTTCATTATTATCAAGATCGTCAATATTGTTTCTGTAGCTCAGGGCATGGTAACCATCGGCGATCTGGAGGGAGAAACCATCAGAACTTCCATCTGGTTTGATGTTTATAGAATCTTTATATATAAATCTTGAGTAGTCTTTCGGTTCAATATCTATCCAGGAACTGCCCTTATCAAAATCGATGAGCCTGGCATATCCGTTTAAAGCTCTGTACGGTAAACGACCAAAATCGAGATTTTTCTCGGTAGCATCCAATACGTATTTGTCGCCATTCAGGTTTAGCTGAATAAAGAAATAATTGAAATCACTCAGTACCGGATGAACCTTCGAAGGAAATCCTTTATTCCTCGTGGCAGACATGACAGGTAAAACCTCAAAGCCTTCAGAAGTAAAAAGGTTATGTAAAACGCTATTAATTTCCAGAACACTTCCTGTTTTCTCATCAAGAACATCCCTTATGTTCATGTCTTTGTAAAGATTATATTCTTCATTCCAGTTGAATTCATCCTGAACGTACTTGTAGATCTGCTGTGCCTTTTCAATATTATTAGGTAAAGAACTAATCGCTTCAGGTAACAAGTCGTCTACCAGGCGATCTTTTTTTAACTGTCGTCCTATATTTCTGTCTAATTCCAGTTCCTTATCTACATCTTCCCAGTCTTTTGTGTATTTTTCTACATATCCATCAAGGCGTGTGATTTGTTTTAGTTCATACTCGATCCTGCTTATATAATTCCTTTCAGCAGTTAAAAATTTTTCTGGTTTAAAAGCGGGGATATCCTCCATTTCAAATACCGTCTCAACACAATCTGCAGGGGTAGTACTGGAACCAAACTGAAAACATTCTTTAATAACCCTGGCATCATTGGTTTTTAATTTTAAAGAACCTCGTTTGGTAGTATAATATTCATAATTAGCAGGAATTTTGGCTGTGAATTTTGAATATGCCTTAGGAATATAGGCCTGAAATTCCCAAGTTGTAAAATCAAATATGAAAGGAGAAACCAATTCGTAAGAATAAACCAAAACAGATCCCGGTTTAACATCTGGGAATGTGAACTTTTTCAGATTATAATTTTCAAATTCCTCTGTATATACATTATCAGGATTCAGGTTTTGCTTTACCTTTTTGCCATTTTCCAGATTATAGGTGGAAGCTTTTAAATTGAGCACCCGTTCCTTATCACGCTCACTTTTTCTTAATGGAATTGTGATATTGGCTTCATCGAGTCCTTCTTTATTATAAATCTTAATTTTAGCCGTATACCTGGTTACAAGGTCATAATTTCGTTTTTCGTCAATTTCACTAAATCCTTCTTCAAAAAGATAGGCCGCATTGGCCAGGGAATCTTTGGTGTAAAAAGTGGTCTCGAGATCGCTATTAGAAGGAATAATTGCCTTTGTGTAAAAAACTGGTTTCTGCGCGTTTAATAAAAAAGAAAATAGGAGAAAGATGGTGCAGGTAAGCTTATTCATGAATAGATAATTGAATAATTTTAAAGTGATGTTTTTTGCGTAAAAAACTCTGAATAATATGCTGGGCGTCCCTGTTATTATCCATGGGAGTGATAATAGAACGTATTATATCCAGGTTGTTAATTTGGTGGTTAAGATTAAAATAGCCGGTACCTTTAAAATCTCCATCTTCAATTAGCAAAGCACTTTTTTCGTCTACTTCACGCCCGCGCCCGATAAGCAACATATTTTGATTGTTGTAAGAGTGACGATCTATTAATTTATTCACTCTTTCATTATATGATATAGGCGGCTCTTCTCCAATACAGGCACCGTGGCAACTTTTTATAGTATAGGCAAAACAATTCCCGGTTCCGCCATGTAAACCGGCCAGGCGTTCGCAGAGTTCAAATTCGGTAACCCACTTTTCGAGAGAATTTTTAGCTGATCTTAACGAGCTAAACGTGGTAATGTTTTTCTTCGTTTTGTTGGCACGACCAATTTTAAGATTGATATATCCATCATCATCGGTGAACTGATAAAGTGCATGGCTAAAGATATCTCTTTTCAGAGCTCGATTATAACGAGGTTTTAGTTCTTTTATTTCCTGATTTTCTTTTAACAACGCAATGAGTTCGTTGCCCGTAAGCTCATAAGAAACCGAAGCAACCTTCTTCTGCATTTCCCTGGATTTAGGATTGTCATTGGTAAAATGTTGATTAACCCTTTTCCTAATATTCCTGGATTTTCCTACATAGATGATTTCGCTATTCTCATCATGAAAATAATAGACTCCAGTTTCAGAAGGTAGTTCCTCGAGTATAAAAACGAGCTTGGTATCGAGATTACGTTTGGGTTCTTTTCTTACATGCTCTTTCATGATGTCTTTTTCAACATCTTTGGCCAGCAACATTTTAAATAGTTTGATGGTTGCCTGCGCATCTCCGGCAGCACGATGACGATCACTTAATGGAATTCCCAGTGACCTCACCAGTTTTCCTAAACTATAAGAGGGCAGTCCTGGAATTAATTTTTTGGAAAGTTCTACCGTGCAAAGGCTCTTTCTTTCATATTCAAAACCTAGTCGGCGGAATTCCGTACGCAGAATTCGATAATCAAATTTGGCGTTATGGGCTACAAGGATGCAGTCTTCGGTGATCTCTACAATGCGTTTTGCCACCTCGTAAAATTTAGGTGCATTTTTAAGCATATCGTTGTTGATCCCGGTTAAATTCACAACGAACGGCTGGATAGGTTGTTCAGGATTTACAAGACTTATAAACTGGTCTACAACTTTCTGACCATCAAACTTATAAATTGCAATTTCGGTGATCCCTTCTTCATTGTATTTGCCACCCGTAGTCTCTATGTCTAATATTGCGTACAAATTCGCTTTACTTCGTTAATTATAATTTCTTGCGCCAAATATACTACTTCCAATTCGCACCATGGTTGTTCCGCAGGCGACAGCAACTTGATAATCACCGCTCATGCCCATAGAAAGCTCTTTAAGTTCTGGATATTGTTCTTTGAATTTATCAAAAACTGACTTCAGATAGTTAAATTCTGATTTTACCTGTTCTTCATCATCTGTAAAGGTTGCCATCCCCATAAGCCCGATGATGTTTACATGTTCCATTTTTGAATAAGCTTCCGATTTCAGAATTTCATTTGCTTCTTCAGAATCTAACCCAAATTTAGAATCTTCCTCAGCGATCTTTATCTGAAGCAGGCAGTCTATAGTCCGCTCGTTTTGCCTGGCTCTTTTGTTGATCTCCTTCAGAAGCTTTAAGCTATCTACCGCGTGTATAAGATTTACATAAGGCGCCATGTACTTCACCTTGTTTCTTTGGGTATGGCCAACCATATGCCATTGAATATCCTTGGGAAGTTCTTCCCATTTATCGGTCATTTCCTGGATCTTGTTCTCCCCAAAAATTCTTTGGCCGGCATTATAAGCCTCCATAAGATCTTCGTTAGGTTTGGTTTTAGAAATGGCAACGAGCTTTACACTTTCAGGCAGCTCATTGATATATTTTTCAATATTCTTAGAAATACTCATCCTTTATTTTGATTTTAAATTAAGGATTAAAAATAACAGTAGGGTAACGGTGGTTAGAATTGCAAAGTTCAGAATTCATAAATAGTAAGACCGCTTCGCAATTTAGGTTCAATATAAGTACTTTTTGGCGGCATAGTTAAATTTTCATCTGCAATTTGTTTTATTTCTTCAATTTCTGCAGGTAACATTCCAAAGCCAACTTCAAATTCTCCATTATCTACCCGGGTTTTCAATTCAATAAGATCATTACGGCCATGAATGTACGAGATGCGATTATCATTCCTGAGATCTTCGATACCAAGGACTGGTTTTAAGATCTTTTCATACAAAATATATGAATCCAGTTCGCTCAGGGAATTGGTAAATTTATAGTTGGTCTTTCTCAGGTAAAGAGAATAGAACTCCCCATCCAGGTACATATTGAAATGATGCTTTTTGGAAGGTCTGTAAATTTCGAAACCACGGTTTTCAATTCGAAACCATTCATCTAGCAGGATTAAAAATTCTTCTTTAGAATGCCCGTTCAGGTCTTTAATAAGCCTGCTAAACTCAAATATTCTCAAGTTACTTTCAGAAATTAGATAACTCATAAAAAAGTTATATGCTTCTTTACCGGTATGCCTGGGATTACTCTCTTTGCTTTCCTTGGCCAGCAACCACGAAGAAGCACTTCTATGATGGCCATCTGCGATATAGATCTTTTCCATCGTTTCAAACCGGGCTTTTATCTTTTTAATATTTTCATTGTCATCAATAAGCCACAGGGAATGAGTTTCTTTATTTGAAGTCGCAAACTCATATTCCGGTCTGGATTTCATTCTTTCATTCAGTAATTCATTGATGGTAGTATCATCTGGATAGGTAAGCAATACAGGTTCTGTATTAAAACCTACCACCTTCAGGTAATCCTTGAAAAGCTCCTCCCGGTGCGCAATAGTATCTTCATGACGGCGAATCACATCCCTTCCATAATCTTCTGCACTTGCAGCGGCAATAATCCCGCAACAGGAAGCTTCCCTTGTCTGGATTTTATAGATATAATAACAGGGCTCATCGTCCTGTTTAAAAATATGATCTTCCTTAAATTCCAGATATCGGTTCTTAACCATCCCAAAGCGTTTTTCTCCGCCAATTTCATGCTGAAATTTGTATCCGGGATTTATGATATGTAAGAATGAATAAGGATTATATTCTAATTGTGCCTTTAATTCATCATCGCCATAATCTTCATACGAACGTGAAGCAACCAGGCCTGCATATTCACGGGTAGGTCTTACGGCTTTAAATGGAAGTATTTTTGTCAAATTTTTATGGATCTCAAAAGGATGAGATTTCTCAGTCGTTTCGGCCGAAGAGAGAAATCTCAATATTAACTACTCAATACTATTTACTACTAAACTGAGCAGAAACCTTCTCTGCTTTTCTACTTTCAGAATAGTCATAAAAACCTTCTCCAGACTTAACGCCAATCTTTCCGGCTCTAACCATATTTGTTAATAGCGGGCAAGGCGCATACTTCGGATTTTTAAATCCGTTGTACATGACTTCAAGAATGGAATGACAAACGTCCAGCCCAATAAAATCTGCAAGTTGAAGAGGTCCCATTGGATGGGCCATTCCCAGTTTCATAACGGTATCTATTTCATAAACCCCTGCCACGCCATTGTAAAGTGTTTCTATAGCCTCGTTGATCATCGGCATTAAAATCCTGTTGGCAACAAACCCCGGGTAATCGTTCACTTCTACCGGAACTTTATTCAGCTTTTCTGAAAGCTCCATAATTTTATTGGTCACTTCATCTGTGGTGTTATAACCACGAATAATCTCCACCAATTTCATGATTGGTACAGGATTCATGAAATGCATCCCGATCACTCGCTCTGGATTTGAAACTACAGAAGCAATCTGGGTAATAGAAATAGAGGAGGTGTTTGAAGCTAAGATTGTATCTGCTGATGTTTGCTGATCCAGGTGTCTAAAGATCTTCAGTTTTAATTCTGTGTTTTCAGTAGCCGCTTCTACCACAAGATCTGCATTTCCAACTGCTTCAGAAATATCGGTATGGGTAGAGATATTATCCAAGGTAGATTTTTTCTGATCTTCGCTGATCTTTTCTTTAGACACCATACGATCAAGATTCTTAGAAATGGTATCGATCCCTTTTTTCAGACTTTCTTCTGAAATATCGATCAATTGAACTTTGAATCCGCTTTGAGCGAATGTATGAGCTATACCGTTCCCCATGGTCCCGGCACCTATAACTGAAATATTCTTCATTTTGTATTTTTTTTAGGAAGACTTTCCTGAGCCGTCATCCTGAACTTGTTTCAGGATCTCTTAGAAGCTGAAACAAGTTCAGCTTGACAAACTATTTAATGAAAGCCTTAGAATTCGAATTATACATTAAAATTAGCAATTACCCGGTTCGCAACTTTGAGGGCATTCGCAGCCTGCTGCATCGTTACTACAGGTTCTTTATCATTATTGATAGCATCGGCAAAACTTTCCAATTCCTCTAGAATGGCATTATTTGCAGAAACATCAGGATTGTCAAAATAGATTTGTTTTTTAATTCCTTCAGCATTTTGAAGCACCATAGCATACTCATCAGGATTTTCAGGCGC contains these protein-coding regions:
- the miaA gene encoding tRNA (adenosine(37)-N6)-dimethylallyltransferase MiaA — translated: MSNYLINIIGPTAIGKTSLSIKVARHFITEIISADSRQFFKEMKIGTAVPDKDELAAATHHFIQHISIADAYSVGDFEKDAILKLKELFNKHKVAVMVGGSGLYIKAITEGLDDFPKVDPEIRRNLNQHLEEDGIDWLQKKLYVLDPEYYKTADVMNPHRLIRALEICIETGKPFSSFLNQKKPERNFKNITIGLMADREMIYDRINKRVDLMIRNGLIEEARELYPQKELNALNTVGYKELFSFFDGKTDLETAISEIKKNTRRFAKRQLTWFRKDPEIKWFEFDENSKNIFDYIESKINT
- a CDS encoding ion transporter, producing the protein MKENDKPIPTWKHKLHEVIYEADTPAGKFFDIAILVVIIISVALVMMESVSWMLLKYSWEFYVAEWIITGIFTVEYILRLIAINKPKRYIFSFYGIVDLLSTLPSYIGFIFGGANLLFAIRALRLLRVFRILKVTRYIGESRKLISALKNSKAKILVFLFAVLIICVIAGTLMHLVEGSGAGFDNIPLSIYWCIVTLTTVGFGDIAPVTPLGRLIASLIMITGYGIIAVPTGIVSAEFSKAVDKPINNTQACPNCNEGRHLDDAEFCHNCGYKLNV
- a CDS encoding DUF3857 domain-containing protein translates to MNKLTCTIFLLFSFLLNAQKPVFYTKAIIPSNSDLETTFYTKDSLANAAYLFEEGFSEIDEKRNYDLVTRYTAKIKIYNKEGLDEANITIPLRKSERDKERVLNLKASTYNLENGKKVKQNLNPDNVYTEEFENYNLKKFTFPDVKPGSVLVYSYELVSPFIFDFTTWEFQAYIPKAYSKFTAKIPANYEYYTTKRGSLKLKTNDARVIKECFQFGSSTTPADCVETVFEMEDIPAFKPEKFLTAERNYISRIEYELKQITRLDGYVEKYTKDWEDVDKELELDRNIGRQLKKDRLVDDLLPEAISSLPNNIEKAQQIYKYVQDEFNWNEEYNLYKDMNIRDVLDEKTGSVLEINSVLHNLFTSEGFEVLPVMSATRNKGFPSKVHPVLSDFNYFFIQLNLNGDKYVLDATEKNLDFGRLPYRALNGYARLIDFDKGSSWIDIEPKDYSRFIYKDSINIKPDGSSDGFSLQIADGYHALSYRNNIDDLDNNEVFNKLSNPIESTHLDNTSIFNKHDHSKNLEIKYSLNNGSQKINDKIYFNPFSFKFFDENPFKQENRSYPIDFGYKDAYVYSAIIEIPEGFKVTELPETRNLKIQGNAANLMLSAGQTGDRTISVQCRLTFKHAVYPPEYYEALKQFFDKIIEVQTQSLIVLEENS
- a CDS encoding exonuclease domain-containing protein, which codes for MYAILDIETTGGKYNEEGITEIAIYKFDGQKVVDQFISLVNPEQPIQPFVVNLTGINNDMLKNAPKFYEVAKRIVEITEDCILVAHNAKFDYRILRTEFRRLGFEYERKSLCTVELSKKLIPGLPSYSLGKLVRSLGIPLSDRHRAAGDAQATIKLFKMLLAKDVEKDIMKEHVRKEPKRNLDTKLVFILEELPSETGVYYFHDENSEIIYVGKSRNIRKRVNQHFTNDNPKSREMQKKVASVSYELTGNELIALLKENQEIKELKPRYNRALKRDIFSHALYQFTDDDGYINLKIGRANKTKKNITTFSSLRSAKNSLEKWVTEFELCERLAGLHGGTGNCFAYTIKSCHGACIGEEPPISYNERVNKLIDRHSYNNQNMLLIGRGREVDEKSALLIEDGDFKGTGYFNLNHQINNLDIIRSIITPMDNNRDAQHIIQSFLRKKHHFKIIQLSIHE
- a CDS encoding YggS family pyridoxal phosphate-dependent enzyme — translated: MSISKNIEKYINELPESVKLVAISKTKPNEDLMEAYNAGQRIFGENKIQEMTDKWEELPKDIQWHMVGHTQRNKVKYMAPYVNLIHAVDSLKLLKEINKRARQNERTIDCLLQIKIAEEDSKFGLDSEEANEILKSEAYSKMEHVNIIGLMGMATFTDDEEQVKSEFNYLKSVFDKFKEQYPELKELSMGMSGDYQVAVACGTTMVRIGSSIFGARNYN
- a CDS encoding DUF1015 domain-containing protein translates to MTKILPFKAVRPTREYAGLVASRSYEDYGDDELKAQLEYNPYSFLHIINPGYKFQHEIGGEKRFGMVKNRYLEFKEDHIFKQDDEPCYYIYKIQTREASCCGIIAAASAEDYGRDVIRRHEDTIAHREELFKDYLKVVGFNTEPVLLTYPDDTTINELLNERMKSRPEYEFATSNKETHSLWLIDDNENIKKIKARFETMEKIYIADGHHRSASSWLLAKESKESNPRHTGKEAYNFFMSYLISESNLRIFEFSRLIKDLNGHSKEEFLILLDEWFRIENRGFEIYRPSKKHHFNMYLDGEFYSLYLRKTNYKFTNSLSELDSYILYEKILKPVLGIEDLRNDNRISYIHGRNDLIELKTRVDNGEFEVGFGMLPAEIEEIKQIADENLTMPPKSTYIEPKLRSGLTIYEF
- a CDS encoding 3-hydroxyacyl-CoA dehydrogenase family protein, with translation MKNISVIGAGTMGNGIAHTFAQSGFKVQLIDISEESLKKGIDTISKNLDRMVSKEKISEDQKKSTLDNISTHTDISEAVGNADLVVEAATENTELKLKIFRHLDQQTSADTILASNTSSISITQIASVVSNPERVIGMHFMNPVPIMKLVEIIRGYNTTDEVTNKIMELSEKLNKVPVEVNDYPGFVANRILMPMINEAIETLYNGVAGVYEIDTVMKLGMAHPMGPLQLADFIGLDVCHSILEVMYNGFKNPKYAPCPLLTNMVRAGKIGVKSGEGFYDYSESRKAEKVSAQFSSK